In Planifilum fimeticola, the following are encoded in one genomic region:
- a CDS encoding cytochrome-c oxidase: MPIRFIGIAAVHFVTGVGSGICMKGSDPFSFPSAHAHIHLPGWVSLALAGLSDHAFLQAGQRGSATAHNRLNRLGASLLILAMTLFGLGKISPAVPVSAVGGLLVMVGVENIMKNLRPNG; the protein is encoded by the coding sequence ATGCCCATCCGCTTCATCGGGATTGCCGCCGTCCATTTTGTCACCGGAGTCGGTTCGGGGATTTGCATGAAGGGTTCCGATCCGTTCTCCTTCCCATCGGCCCATGCGCACATCCATCTGCCCGGATGGGTATCCCTGGCCCTGGCGGGCTTGAGCGATCACGCCTTCCTCCAGGCAGGCCAACGCGGTTCGGCAACGGCTCACAACCGGCTGAACAGGCTCGGCGCTTCCCTTCTGATCCTCGCCATGACCCTGTTCGGGCTGGGGAAAATCAGCCCGGCCGTCCCCGTGAGCGCTGTCGGCGGTCTCCTCGTGATGGTCGGAGTCGAGAACATCATGAAAAATCTACGACCGAACGGTTGA
- a CDS encoding ArsR/SmtB family transcription factor, producing the protein MGRSEQEITGDRLLALLEALANPHRLLIVSILSRERKYVSQLARELEMSRPLLYMHLKKMEKAGIVKSSFELSDDGKAMKYYELVPFDLPLNQELIAKAAQSLTTKPKGSES; encoded by the coding sequence ATGGGCCGATCCGAACAGGAAATCACGGGAGACCGACTGCTCGCCCTTTTGGAAGCGCTGGCCAACCCGCACCGCCTGCTGATCGTGTCCATCCTGAGCCGCGAGCGGAAATATGTCAGCCAACTGGCCAGGGAATTGGAAATGAGCCGCCCCCTTTTGTACATGCACCTGAAAAAGATGGAAAAAGCCGGCATCGTGAAAAGCTCCTTCGAGCTCTCCGACGACGGCAAAGCGATGAAGTATTACGAGCTGGTTCCCTTCGATCTGCCCCTCAATCAGGAGCTGATTGCGAAAGCCGCCCAATCGCTGACGACCAAGCCGAAAGGAAGTGAATCATGA